One Cellulomonas taurus genomic region harbors:
- a CDS encoding ROK family transcriptional regulator — protein MAGSQTALREANRATVVDTIRRYGGLTQVELASATGLSAATVSNIVRELQGAGEVEVKATVYNGRRAALVTMVHRTGIAAGIHIGTRHMAISLADTAQQTLVEQSLPLPHEHRADTSLDRAALLIVELLERVGSSLDELLGIGIGVPAPVDAATGTVSVPGILRGWDDAPVAQVMSKRLGVPVFVDNDANLGALAESRLGAARQFQDSVYVRVSHGTGAGVSLAGRLHRGFAGTAGEIGHVQVDAGGVVCLCGSRGCLNTVAGAPALIEVLRASRGSLTLRDIVALANDGDPGCRQVVADAGATIGAVVAGLAIAVNPQCVVVGGELAETGELLIGPMREAIRRRVPLNHLAPLEVVGAELGSRAEVAGAVLLALEDTSAMTRWTVRPDGD, from the coding sequence ATGGCTGGTTCCCAGACCGCCCTGCGTGAGGCCAATCGTGCGACCGTCGTGGACACGATCCGGCGGTACGGCGGCCTGACCCAGGTGGAGTTGGCGTCGGCGACCGGGTTGTCGGCGGCGACGGTCTCGAACATCGTGCGCGAGTTGCAGGGCGCGGGTGAGGTCGAGGTCAAGGCGACGGTCTACAACGGCCGTCGGGCGGCGCTGGTGACGATGGTGCACCGGACCGGGATCGCGGCGGGCATCCACATCGGGACCCGGCACATGGCGATCTCTTTGGCGGACACCGCGCAGCAGACGTTGGTGGAGCAGTCGTTGCCGTTGCCGCACGAGCATCGCGCGGACACGAGTCTGGACCGGGCGGCGCTGTTGATCGTGGAGTTGCTGGAGCGGGTGGGTTCGTCGCTGGACGAGCTGCTGGGCATCGGGATCGGGGTGCCGGCGCCGGTGGATGCGGCGACCGGGACGGTGTCGGTGCCGGGGATCCTGCGCGGGTGGGACGACGCACCGGTGGCGCAGGTGATGTCGAAGCGGCTGGGTGTGCCGGTGTTCGTGGACAACGACGCGAATCTGGGGGCGCTGGCGGAGAGCCGACTGGGTGCGGCGCGGCAGTTCCAGGACTCGGTGTACGTGCGGGTGTCGCACGGCACGGGTGCGGGGGTGTCGTTGGCGGGCCGGTTGCACCGGGGGTTCGCCGGGACCGCGGGCGAGATCGGGCACGTCCAGGTGGATGCGGGTGGGGTGGTCTGCCTGTGCGGCAGCCGCGGGTGCCTGAACACGGTGGCGGGTGCGCCGGCGCTGATCGAGGTGCTGCGGGCGAGCCGGGGGTCGTTGACGCTGCGGGACATCGTGGCGTTGGCGAATGACGGCGACCCGGGGTGTCGGCAGGTGGTGGCGGATGCCGGGGCGACCATCGGCGCGGTGGTGGCCGGGCTGGCGATCGCGGTGAACCCGCAGTGTGTGGTGGTCGGTGGGGAGCTGGCCGAGACCGGTGAGCTGCTGATCGGTCCGATGCGGGAGGCGATCCGGCGTCGGGTGCCGCTGAACCATCTGGCGCCGTTGGAGGTGGTCGGGGCCGAGCTGGGCTCCCGGGCCGAGGTCGCGGGCGCGGTGCTGCTCGCTCTGGAGGACACCAGCGCGATGACGCGCTGGACGGTGCGACCGGACGGAGACTGA
- a CDS encoding ATP-binding cassette domain-containing protein, with protein MTGTGGAADRAPALALRRVTKRFGAVEALIEVDLQVRPHEVVALVGDNGAGKSTLAKIVSGVVQPDSGVLEVGGDPVAIPNPAAGHALGISTVFQDLALCENLSVAANVFLGRELRASKHRPMDIDGMELAAAEILRDLTITVPSVRVPVRELSGGQRQAVAIARTLTTRPRILVLDEPTAALSVVQTAEVLTLIERLRAMGLAVLIISHNLADLRAVADRIEVLRHGRNNGSFDAGTSAPEEIIGAIAGATVPTRPRWA; from the coding sequence ATGACCGGGACGGGTGGGGCGGCCGACCGCGCACCCGCCCTGGCGCTGCGCCGGGTGACCAAACGGTTCGGCGCGGTGGAGGCGCTGATCGAGGTCGACCTTCAGGTCCGCCCGCACGAGGTGGTGGCGCTGGTCGGGGACAACGGCGCCGGGAAGTCGACCCTGGCGAAGATCGTCTCCGGGGTGGTGCAGCCGGACTCCGGGGTGCTGGAGGTCGGCGGCGATCCGGTGGCGATCCCGAATCCGGCCGCCGGGCACGCGCTGGGCATCTCGACCGTGTTCCAGGACCTGGCGCTGTGCGAGAACCTGAGTGTGGCGGCGAACGTCTTCCTGGGCCGGGAGCTGCGGGCTTCCAAGCACCGTCCGATGGACATCGACGGGATGGAGCTGGCGGCGGCGGAGATCCTGCGCGATCTGACGATCACGGTGCCGTCGGTGCGGGTGCCGGTGCGCGAGCTGTCCGGTGGCCAGCGGCAGGCGGTGGCGATCGCCCGGACCCTGACCACCCGGCCTCGGATCCTGGTGCTGGACGAGCCGACCGCCGCGCTGTCGGTGGTGCAGACCGCCGAGGTGCTGACCCTGATCGAGCGGCTGCGGGCGATGGGCCTGGCGGTGCTGATCATCAGCCACAACCTGGCGGACCTGCGGGCGGTGGCGGATCGGATCGAGGTGCTGCGGCACGGCCGGAACAACGGGTCCTTCGACGCGGGGACCTCGGCGCCGGAGGAGATCATCGGGGCGATCGCCGGTGCCACGGTGCCGACCCGACCGCGCTGGGCATGA
- a CDS encoding NAD(P)-dependent alcohol dehydrogenase, giving the protein MPTTVNAYAATAPDQPLVRTTIERRDVGPRDIRIDIKFAGICHSDIHTARGEWGQVPYPLVVGHEIAGIVAEVGSEVTRFAVGDRVGVGCMVNSCGECEQCRQGQEQYCLHGNTQTYAGKDRDGSITQGGYSQQVVVTEDFVLRIPDGIDLDVAAPLLCAGVTTYSPLRHWNAGPGTRVAVIGMGGLGHMAVKHAHALGAEVTVLSQSLKKQEDGLRLGADHYYATSDPDTFEQLRGSFDLIVNTVSAELDLTAYLSLLAVDGTLVNVGAPPQPLPVRVFSLIGARRSFAGSAIGSIAETQEMLDFCAEHGYGAEIEVISADQVNEAWERVLASDVRYRFVIDVATLD; this is encoded by the coding sequence ATGCCCACGACTGTGAACGCGTACGCCGCCACCGCACCCGACCAGCCCCTGGTCCGCACCACCATCGAACGCCGCGACGTCGGCCCCCGCGACATCCGGATCGACATCAAGTTCGCCGGGATCTGCCACTCCGACATCCACACCGCCCGCGGCGAGTGGGGCCAGGTGCCCTACCCACTGGTCGTTGGCCACGAGATCGCCGGGATCGTCGCCGAGGTCGGCTCGGAGGTCACCCGCTTCGCCGTGGGCGACCGGGTCGGCGTCGGCTGCATGGTCAACTCCTGCGGCGAGTGCGAGCAGTGCCGCCAGGGCCAGGAGCAGTACTGCCTGCACGGCAACACCCAGACCTACGCCGGGAAGGACCGCGACGGGTCGATCACCCAGGGCGGCTACTCCCAGCAGGTCGTCGTCACCGAGGACTTCGTGCTGCGCATCCCGGACGGCATCGACCTGGACGTCGCCGCGCCGCTGCTCTGCGCGGGCGTGACCACCTACTCCCCGCTGCGGCACTGGAACGCCGGCCCCGGCACCCGGGTCGCCGTCATCGGCATGGGCGGACTCGGCCACATGGCCGTCAAGCACGCCCACGCCCTCGGCGCCGAGGTCACCGTGCTCTCCCAGTCGCTCAAGAAGCAGGAGGACGGCCTGCGCCTCGGCGCCGACCACTACTACGCCACCAGCGACCCCGACACCTTCGAGCAGCTGCGCGGGTCCTTCGACCTGATCGTCAACACCGTCAGCGCCGAGCTCGACCTCACCGCCTACCTCTCCCTGCTCGCCGTCGACGGCACCCTGGTCAACGTCGGCGCCCCGCCGCAGCCGCTGCCGGTACGGGTGTTCTCCCTGATCGGCGCCCGGCGCTCCTTCGCCGGATCGGCCATCGGCTCCATCGCCGAGACCCAGGAGATGCTCGACTTCTGCGCCGAGCACGGGTACGGCGCCGAGATCGAGGTGATCTCCGCCGACCAGGTCAACGAGGCGTGGGAGCGGGTGCTCGCCTCGGACGTGCGGTACCGGTTCGTGATCGACGTCGCGACGCTGGACTGA
- a CDS encoding putative T7SS-secreted protein, with product MSDLATCDDPRVLIDGDAETARDLADQERRRAAILDHACAALLSIDPTRIWQGNAGDRLTTTTRTIARRLDTAATAHHRAACVLDGYADDVSTARRRAATAVDLWQDGQRMSRAVRDAALPPTFDPGEVLREEAVTALAAARRYDTESVEQAAATIRAIADEAPDDGGFWNGVGGTWSDFWHGAGDVGAALGNGVMSFGNALTQHPDLLLEIIGGLGMMGVGGGIEVGGVLLDATGIGAVLGVPANVAGAGMVAAGGGLAIQGTARAGLAAMGDSAVQPFQGPSRGGGNGYRSPDAVPEDFPHHVIGYKDHALDRMTDRSVARQRIEELVDSPPRRPIWQPENGTWRFRSDDLTVVVNEFGEVVTAY from the coding sequence GTGAGCGACCTGGCCACCTGCGACGACCCCCGGGTGCTCATCGACGGTGACGCGGAGACCGCCCGCGACCTCGCGGACCAGGAACGCCGACGAGCGGCGATCCTCGATCACGCCTGCGCCGCCCTGCTCTCGATCGACCCGACCCGGATCTGGCAAGGCAACGCGGGCGACCGGCTCACCACCACCACCCGCACCATCGCCCGACGCCTCGACACCGCAGCGACCGCACACCACCGAGCGGCCTGCGTCCTGGACGGCTACGCCGACGACGTGTCCACCGCCCGCCGCCGAGCAGCCACGGCGGTCGACCTGTGGCAGGACGGTCAGCGGATGAGCCGGGCGGTGCGCGATGCCGCACTGCCCCCCACGTTCGACCCCGGCGAGGTTCTGCGGGAGGAGGCCGTCACCGCCCTGGCAGCCGCCCGCCGGTACGACACCGAGTCAGTTGAGCAGGCCGCCGCGACCATCCGCGCCATCGCCGACGAGGCACCCGACGACGGCGGCTTCTGGAATGGCGTGGGTGGAACCTGGTCGGACTTCTGGCACGGGGCGGGCGATGTCGGTGCCGCCCTTGGTAACGGGGTGATGTCCTTCGGCAACGCCCTCACCCAGCACCCCGACCTGCTGCTCGAGATCATCGGCGGCCTCGGCATGATGGGCGTCGGTGGCGGGATCGAGGTCGGCGGCGTCCTGCTCGACGCCACCGGGATCGGGGCGGTGCTCGGCGTCCCGGCCAATGTCGCCGGGGCCGGGATGGTCGCGGCGGGCGGCGGGCTGGCGATCCAGGGCACCGCCCGCGCCGGGTTGGCGGCGATGGGCGACAGCGCCGTCCAACCGTTCCAGGGACCGAGCCGCGGCGGTGGCAATGGCTACCGTAGCCCGGACGCGGTACCCGAGGACTTCCCGCACCACGTCATCGGATACAAGGACCACGCGCTCGACCGTATGACCGACCGCTCGGTCGCGAGACAACGGATCGAGGAACTCGTCGACAGCCCGCCCAGACGACCCATCTGGCAGCCGGAGAACGGGACGTGGAGGTTCAGGTCTGACGATTTGACCGTCGTCGTCAACGAGTTCGGTGAAGTCGTCACCGCCTACTGA